The Rhodopseudomonas palustris genome window below encodes:
- a CDS encoding DUF2892 domain-containing protein produces MILLLVAGIVFLLAGAASIIVGVPVKEFSFGNTLILSGVIGFCTGALLLGLSAVIRELRSIGAGLGTEDIETSVTRAPERTAFPQPPAAGADSDALFPGDRSEPSAPPQPLSPAAEPAGVMPWQEEAAARDRLRQRAAAPLEIKPPPPPPSAPLDTSSPEPEDEQTPPKRRNLLFASSRRERERAAQAGGEAPSGDLLGGSARNFEDAWPRKRSAAAAGDETPSPPERSGLLEPTPAPRSEEMQQVTVLKSGVVDGMAYSLYSDGSIEAQMPEGMMRFESIDELREHLEQRS; encoded by the coding sequence ATGATATTGCTTCTGGTCGCCGGCATCGTCTTCCTGCTGGCCGGAGCGGCGTCGATCATCGTCGGCGTCCCGGTCAAGGAATTCAGCTTCGGCAACACGTTGATCCTGTCCGGCGTGATCGGCTTCTGCACTGGCGCGCTGCTGCTCGGCCTGTCGGCGGTGATCCGTGAGCTGCGGTCGATCGGCGCCGGCCTCGGCACCGAGGACATCGAGACCAGCGTCACCCGGGCTCCGGAGCGGACCGCGTTTCCCCAACCGCCGGCTGCGGGCGCCGACAGTGATGCCCTGTTCCCCGGCGACCGGTCGGAGCCGTCCGCGCCGCCTCAGCCGCTCTCGCCCGCTGCCGAGCCCGCAGGCGTGATGCCCTGGCAGGAGGAGGCCGCAGCGCGCGACCGGCTGCGCCAGCGGGCTGCGGCGCCGCTCGAGATCAAGCCACCACCGCCACCGCCTTCTGCGCCGCTCGACACGTCGTCGCCCGAGCCCGAGGACGAGCAGACGCCGCCGAAGCGGCGCAATTTGTTGTTCGCCTCGTCCCGCCGCGAGCGGGAGCGCGCGGCCCAGGCCGGCGGCGAGGCGCCGTCCGGCGACCTGTTGGGAGGCTCAGCACGCAATTTCGAGGATGCCTGGCCGCGCAAGCGGTCCGCAGCGGCGGCTGGTGACGAGACGCCGTCGCCGCCGGAACGGTCCGGCCTGCTGGAGCCGACGCCGGCTCCGCGCAGTGAGGAGATGCAGCAGGTCACCGTGCTGAAATCCGGCGTGGTCGATGGCATGGCGTATTCGCTGTATTCCGACGGTTCGATCGAGGCGCAGATGCCGGAAGGCATGATGCGGTTCGAGTCGATCGATGAACTGCGCGAGCATCTCGAACAGCGCAGCTAA
- a CDS encoding DUF6456 domain-containing protein, giving the protein MQAKRRGRKSTTPHAQGRAEVDGFRASHLDLTERDIMTAEGLGRVTMDDSESPLAWLARRKGRDGRALISAEQFVAGERLRADFTRGNLTPRITSSWGAPTGRSGGGGAGEMTDLVVAARQRVQLALEACGPEFSGILLDVCCFLRGLEDVERERGWPSRSAKVVLQLALDRLARHYGLAPRTAQAKPRLRSWLADDAAFVVP; this is encoded by the coding sequence ATGCAGGCCAAACGTCGCGGACGGAAGTCCACCACACCACACGCGCAGGGCAGGGCCGAAGTCGACGGCTTTCGTGCCAGTCATCTGGATCTCACCGAGCGCGACATCATGACGGCCGAGGGGCTAGGGCGCGTCACCATGGACGACAGCGAAAGCCCGCTGGCGTGGCTGGCCCGCCGCAAGGGGCGGGATGGGCGGGCGCTGATCAGCGCCGAGCAGTTCGTCGCCGGCGAGCGGCTGCGCGCCGACTTCACGCGCGGCAACCTGACACCTCGCATCACATCGAGCTGGGGGGCGCCCACGGGGCGCTCGGGCGGCGGCGGGGCCGGGGAGATGACCGATCTGGTGGTGGCGGCGCGGCAGCGCGTGCAGCTGGCGCTGGAAGCCTGCGGGCCGGAGTTCTCCGGCATTCTGCTCGACGTTTGTTGCTTTCTGCGCGGGCTCGAGGACGTCGAGCGCGAACGAGGCTGGCCGTCGCGCTCAGCCAAGGTGGTACTGCAGCTCGCGCTGGACCGGCTGGCAAGGCATTACGGCCTTGCACCGCGGACGGCACAGGCCAAGCCGCGGCTGCGAAGCTGGCTGGCGGACGATGCCGCTTTCGTGGTGCCGTGA
- a CDS encoding MucR family transcriptional regulator, producing the protein MSDTPGKSYIELTASIVSAYVSNNATQASEIPALIGQVHAALQRLSAGRPEVAPQEPAKPAVPVKKSVTPEYLICLEDGKRFKSLKRHLRTQYKMTPEQYREKWGLPADYPMVAPNYAVERSQLAKKMGLGQQRRRRK; encoded by the coding sequence ATGAGTGACACCCCAGGCAAGAGCTACATCGAGCTGACCGCGTCGATCGTCTCGGCTTATGTCAGCAACAATGCGACCCAGGCGAGCGAGATCCCGGCGCTGATCGGTCAGGTCCACGCCGCGCTGCAGCGGCTGTCGGCCGGTCGCCCCGAGGTGGCGCCGCAGGAGCCGGCCAAGCCGGCCGTTCCGGTGAAGAAGTCGGTGACGCCGGAATATCTGATCTGTCTGGAAGACGGCAAACGCTTCAAGTCGCTGAAGCGGCATTTGCGTACGCAGTACAAGATGACGCCGGAGCAGTACCGCGAGAAGTGGGGACTTCCCGCGGACTACCCGATGGTCGCACCGAACTACGCGGTGGAGCGCTCGCAACTGGCCAAGAAGATGGGGCTCGGCCAGCAGCGCCGCCGGCGGAAGTAA
- a CDS encoding class II aldolase/adducin family protein, which yields MSPAEAARLREVPSDMTEAEWEQRVNLAACYRLVALYGWDDLVDTHISARVPGPEHHFLINPYGLMFDEITASSLVKVDLDGNQLTESPYKINPAGFTIHSAIHEVREDAGCVIHLHTPDGTAVASCMDGLLPINQTAHFVTGDLAYHDYEGVALDHDERPRLQRDLGDKNHMLLRNHGTLTVGRTVASAFERMYHLERSCTMQVRTKMLGPTAYPLEQMVIDKNHGLIANRDAMELRSTKLVWPPLLRKLDRIDPSYRS from the coding sequence ATGTCCCCAGCCGAAGCCGCACGCCTGAGAGAAGTCCCCTCCGACATGACCGAGGCCGAGTGGGAGCAGCGGGTCAACCTCGCCGCCTGTTATCGCCTGGTCGCGCTGTACGGCTGGGACGATCTGGTCGACACCCACATTTCGGCCCGGGTGCCCGGCCCCGAGCATCACTTCCTGATCAATCCCTACGGGCTGATGTTCGACGAGATCACCGCCTCGAGCCTGGTGAAGGTCGATCTCGACGGCAACCAGCTCACCGAGAGCCCGTACAAGATCAACCCGGCCGGCTTCACCATCCATTCGGCGATCCATGAGGTCCGCGAGGACGCCGGCTGCGTCATCCACCTGCACACCCCGGACGGCACCGCGGTGGCGAGCTGCATGGACGGCCTGCTGCCGATCAACCAGACCGCGCATTTCGTCACCGGCGACCTCGCCTATCACGACTATGAAGGCGTCGCGCTCGATCACGACGAGCGGCCCCGGCTGCAGCGCGATCTCGGCGACAAGAACCACATGCTGCTGCGCAATCATGGCACGCTGACCGTGGGCCGCACTGTCGCCTCCGCGTTCGAGCGGATGTATCATCTCGAGCGCTCCTGCACGATGCAGGTCCGCACCAAGATGCTCGGCCCGACGGCGTACCCGCTCGAGCAGATGGTGATCGACAAGAACCACGGCCTGATCGCCAATCGCGACGCGATGGAGCTGCGCTCCACCAAGCTGGTGTGGCCGCCGCTGCTGCGCAAACTCGACCGCATCGATCCGAGCTATCGGAGCTGA
- a CDS encoding TetR/AcrR family transcriptional regulator: MQKSDPPLDDRPARPRGRPRAFDRERALAEATRLFWIKGYEATSIADLTEAMGIGAPSLYAAFGSKEALYAEALRHYEANYEQLVWGRFHTARTAREALEAFLLDSASALTGAPDDHPPGCMVTLSAVGSEGHAELGEMVRSARAVTLQRLEARLSEAVAAGELPASSDIHAVARFYQAVQAGMSILARDGASRAELAAAARHAMARWGA, encoded by the coding sequence ATGCAGAAATCAGATCCGCCCTTGGACGATCGCCCCGCACGGCCACGCGGAAGGCCGCGGGCATTCGATCGGGAGCGCGCGCTGGCGGAGGCGACCCGGCTGTTCTGGATCAAGGGTTATGAGGCGACCTCGATCGCCGATCTGACCGAGGCGATGGGAATCGGAGCGCCAAGCCTTTACGCAGCATTCGGCTCCAAGGAGGCGCTCTACGCCGAAGCGCTGCGACATTACGAGGCCAATTACGAGCAACTGGTCTGGGGCCGGTTCCACACTGCGCGGACCGCGCGCGAGGCGTTGGAGGCTTTTCTGCTCGACTCCGCTTCCGCGCTGACCGGGGCGCCTGACGATCATCCGCCCGGCTGCATGGTCACGTTGTCGGCCGTGGGCAGCGAAGGACACGCCGAACTCGGCGAGATGGTGCGCAGCGCCCGTGCAGTCACGCTGCAGCGCCTCGAAGCGCGCTTGAGCGAGGCCGTTGCGGCGGGAGAGTTGCCGGCGTCGTCCGACATCCATGCGGTTGCCCGGTTCTATCAGGCCGTCCAGGCCGGCATGTCGATCCTGGCCCGCGACGGTGCCAGCCGTGCCGAGCTGGCGGCGGCGGCCCGCCATGCTATGGCGCGCTGGGGCGCATGA
- a CDS encoding SufE family protein has product MTIDEIRDNFALLDEWDDRYRYVIELGRMLEPMPEDEHSSANKVQGCASQVWLSRKLSHNANGEPVLSYLGDSDAHIVRGLIAILLTLVSGHTPKEILATEPIAVFDELGFREHLTPQRSNGLRSMIERIKADARETLAAST; this is encoded by the coding sequence ATGACGATTGACGAGATCAGGGACAATTTCGCGCTACTCGACGAGTGGGACGACCGCTATCGGTACGTGATCGAACTCGGCCGCATGCTCGAGCCGATGCCCGAGGACGAACACTCCTCCGCCAACAAGGTGCAAGGCTGTGCCAGCCAAGTGTGGCTGTCGCGCAAGCTGTCGCATAACGCCAACGGCGAGCCGGTGCTGAGCTATCTCGGCGACAGCGACGCGCACATCGTCCGTGGTCTGATCGCGATCCTGCTGACGCTGGTGTCGGGCCATACGCCGAAGGAGATCCTGGCGACGGAACCGATCGCGGTGTTCGACGAACTGGGCTTTCGCGAACATCTGACGCCGCAGCGTTCCAACGGTCTGCGTTCGATGATCGAGCGGATCAAGGCCGACGCTCGCGAGACCCTCGCCGCCTCGACCTGA
- a CDS encoding 3-oxoacyl-ACP reductase family protein produces the protein MVELTGKRALITGASRGIGAAIAKELAANGADVAITYERSAERAAEVVRVIEGEGRRGFALQADSADPAALKSAVDEAVTKLGGLDILVNNAGIGRVGPITELSLADINALLNVNVRAVVLASQATIPHLGQGGRIISIGSTLAERVPFPGSTVYAMTKSALHAFTRGLSRELGPQGVTVNLVQPGSIDTDMNPASGEQADQLRALTALGRYGKPEEIAAVVAFLASPAAALITGAMITADAGFSA, from the coding sequence ATGGTTGAGCTGACGGGTAAGCGGGCGCTGATCACCGGAGCCTCGCGCGGCATTGGCGCGGCAATTGCGAAGGAACTGGCCGCCAACGGCGCGGACGTCGCCATCACCTATGAGCGCTCAGCCGAACGTGCCGCCGAGGTCGTGCGCGTGATCGAGGGCGAAGGACGTCGCGGCTTCGCGCTTCAGGCGGACAGCGCTGATCCGGCGGCCTTGAAGTCCGCAGTCGATGAGGCCGTTACCAAGCTCGGCGGCCTCGACATCCTGGTCAACAATGCAGGTATCGGCCGCGTCGGTCCGATCACCGAGCTCAGCCTTGCCGACATCAATGCGCTGCTGAACGTCAACGTGCGCGCAGTGGTGCTCGCGTCGCAAGCCACGATCCCTCACCTCGGACAGGGCGGACGGATCATTTCGATCGGTTCGACCCTCGCCGAGCGGGTGCCGTTCCCCGGCTCGACCGTTTACGCGATGACCAAGTCGGCGCTGCACGCGTTCACGCGGGGCCTGTCGCGCGAGCTCGGGCCGCAGGGCGTCACCGTCAATCTGGTACAGCCTGGATCGATCGACACCGACATGAACCCGGCGAGTGGCGAACAGGCCGACCAGCTCCGCGCCCTGACGGCGCTCGGGCGCTACGGCAAGCCCGAGGAAATCGCCGCCGTGGTCGCGTTCCTGGCCAGTCCGGCCGCAGCCCTGATCACCGGCGCGATGATCACCGCGGACGCCGGCTTCTCGGCTTGA
- a CDS encoding methyl-accepting chemotaxis protein has protein sequence MRQLYSASKHVLKSPFNRIKIGLRFKIAVLGLIGVALVGSACLLGLREAAEAERRSEASVALRFDVMQLSADYLQAGLIANEFLRTSDDKLIAKHEAVATAAKHRLQDIEQRLGRTDSDAAAKQSTALLTGLNLYLTRFQNLLSAKRVLGLTEQDGLQGKLREATRRLEAKLAEIDDPRLSVLMLTMRRLEKDFIQKGREKDGDDLIERASDFAGALAKSDLAADQKKELTTLIGGYKSSFLAFMVSQQSLNEEIEDFGSVFARTRPTLDALMTSAEARYRASQSSAAQVRKLLNWIIGGVTLGVATLARLVGQRIAGSVTRTTAAMQRLAAGDFDAVLPGLERRDEIGEMARAVEAFKAASQRAAREEAEAKIAQQQIEAERRRDGMHKLADGFEVAVGKVIETVFLASSSLESSAGSLTHTAETSRQLTIATASVSSEVSACVGTVAASAEQLLASVDDIGRRIEESTTMTAAAVRQTRQTSEHVLQLARAGDRIGDIVGMIQTIARQTNLLALNATIEAARAGDAGRGFAVVAFEVKDLAEQTAKATHDIQRQVVDIQQATRSSAGSIDQIVGLIERVSETIATISAAIETQGLETRTMSDHVAKAASETVHVATSIEQVQRGAEHVESASREVFAAAQSLANDSNVLRREVADFLGSVRSA, from the coding sequence ATGCGTCAGTTGTATTCCGCTTCGAAACACGTTCTGAAATCTCCGTTCAACCGCATCAAGATCGGTCTCCGCTTCAAGATCGCAGTGCTCGGTTTGATCGGCGTAGCCCTGGTCGGCTCCGCCTGCCTGCTCGGGCTGAGAGAGGCAGCCGAGGCGGAGCGCAGATCGGAAGCCAGCGTGGCGCTGCGCTTTGACGTCATGCAGCTGTCGGCCGACTACCTGCAGGCGGGATTGATCGCCAACGAATTCCTGCGCACGTCGGACGACAAGCTGATCGCAAAGCACGAGGCGGTCGCGACGGCGGCCAAACACCGGCTGCAGGACATCGAGCAGAGGCTCGGCCGAACCGACAGCGACGCGGCGGCGAAGCAATCGACGGCACTGCTTACGGGCCTCAATCTCTATCTCACCCGTTTCCAGAATCTGCTGTCGGCCAAACGCGTGCTCGGTCTCACCGAGCAGGACGGATTGCAGGGCAAGCTGCGGGAAGCGACCAGGCGGCTCGAAGCAAAGCTGGCTGAGATCGACGATCCCCGCCTGTCGGTGCTGATGCTGACGATGCGTCGCCTGGAGAAGGATTTCATCCAGAAGGGCCGCGAGAAGGACGGGGACGATCTGATCGAACGCGCCTCCGATTTCGCTGGCGCGCTGGCCAAGAGCGATCTTGCCGCCGACCAGAAGAAGGAGCTGACGACGCTGATCGGCGGCTACAAATCGAGCTTCCTCGCTTTCATGGTCAGCCAACAGAGTCTGAACGAAGAGATCGAAGACTTCGGTTCGGTGTTCGCCCGCACCCGGCCGACGCTGGACGCGCTGATGACGAGCGCAGAGGCGCGCTATCGGGCTTCCCAATCGAGCGCGGCCCAAGTCCGAAAACTGCTCAACTGGATCATCGGCGGCGTCACCTTGGGCGTGGCGACACTCGCTCGCCTGGTCGGTCAACGCATCGCCGGCTCGGTGACGCGGACTACCGCGGCCATGCAGCGGCTCGCCGCTGGGGATTTCGACGCGGTGCTGCCGGGACTGGAGCGGCGCGACGAGATCGGCGAGATGGCGCGCGCCGTCGAAGCCTTCAAGGCAGCGTCGCAGCGCGCCGCGCGCGAAGAGGCTGAAGCTAAGATCGCGCAGCAGCAGATCGAGGCCGAGCGCCGCAGGGACGGCATGCACAAGCTCGCCGACGGCTTCGAGGTCGCGGTCGGCAAGGTAATCGAAACCGTGTTTCTGGCGTCGAGCTCGCTTGAGTCATCGGCGGGCTCGCTCACCCACACCGCCGAGACGTCACGCCAGCTCACGATTGCGACAGCGTCGGTCTCGTCCGAGGTGAGCGCCTGTGTCGGCACAGTTGCGGCGTCGGCCGAGCAACTCCTCGCCTCGGTCGACGACATCGGCCGGCGGATCGAGGAGTCGACGACGATGACGGCCGCAGCCGTGCGGCAAACACGGCAAACCAGCGAGCACGTGCTGCAGCTCGCACGCGCCGGCGATCGCATCGGCGATATCGTCGGGATGATCCAGACCATCGCCCGCCAGACCAATCTGCTCGCCCTGAACGCCACCATCGAAGCCGCACGGGCTGGCGACGCGGGGCGCGGCTTCGCCGTGGTCGCCTTCGAAGTCAAAGACCTTGCCGAGCAGACCGCCAAGGCGACGCACGATATTCAGCGGCAGGTCGTGGATATCCAGCAAGCGACACGTTCGTCGGCCGGCTCGATCGACCAGATCGTCGGCCTGATCGAACGGGTCTCGGAAACGATCGCGACCATTTCGGCCGCGATCGAGACGCAGGGCCTGGAGACGCGGACCATGTCGGACCACGTGGCGAAAGCTGCGAGCGAGACCGTCCATGTCGCGACCAGCATCGAACAGGTGCAGCGCGGCGCCGAACATGTCGAAAGCGCCTCGCGCGAAGTGTTCGCTGCGGCGCAGTCGCTGGCGAACGACAGCAACGTGCTGCGGCGGGAAGTCGCCGACTTCCTAGGCTCGGTACGTTCGGCCTAG